In the genome of Succinivibrio dextrinosolvens, the window AATAAAGCATTTTCTCTACCAATGTCAACAGCCAGCTGACGGATAGCCTCTAGGAATGGAAGAGATTCAATATCACCTACTGTTCCGCCAATTTCAACTAGAGTAACATCATTACCTTCACATCCTGCAAGGATCTTCTCCTTAATTGCATTTGTAATGTGAGGAATAACCTGGATAGTTGCGCCTAAGTAATCACCGCGACGCTCTTTTCTGATTACATCTGAATAAATACGACCGGTTGTGAAATTATTCTTTTTTGACATTCTTGCGTTAATAAAACGCTCGTAATGACCAAGATCAAGATCGGTTTCTGCACCGTCCTCAGTAACAAACACCTCACCGTGCTGAATAGGACTCATAGTACCAGGATCAACATTGATATAAGGATCCAGTTTCATTATGGTGACTTTTAGACCGCGAGCTTCGAGAACAGCTGCAAGAGATGCACCGGCAATGCCCTTACCAAGTGAAGAAACAACACCGCCAGTTACGAAAATAATCTTAGGAGAAGAAGACATAAAAACTCCGATTTAGTTTAACTTCAAACAGGAGATTATATCACACCAATTACAATCTTGACGAATGTGATCAGCACTGCAAAAGTTTCCTATTTTATCCTATTGATTTTACTCTAGTTTCGCAGTTAAATATTAACTGAAAAATTGATAAAACTCCCGATACACTTGGGAAGTCGCTCTTTAATAAATTATACAAATATCTGACAGATTATTTTTGAGAGAATTGTTTGATTTTTAAGGTAATTTTACTGAATGGATGGTGATTTTCTGTTATAATTCAAGGTGTTAAATCAAATAGAAATCACAACAAGAAAATCACCGATGTCTATTCTACAAAATTTCTCTGCTAAATCACAGCCTGTTATTAACCCTCTTAATAAGTTTTTTAAAAAACTTCAGTTGAAAAGATGTATTACAAGAGCTGGATTTAAGAAAAAACGTGGACCTTCTGCCAATGACATGATTATTGGAGCCCTCTCCTCAGGTTTTATTGCGGAGAACCTTCATGCTGCAGCAACCTCTTCTGCAGGTAACCTTCTTCCTGTATGTGAGTCTTCTATGTATAGATTCATGGAAGGAACTAATGGAAACTGGGAACAGTTGTCATTAAATGTTGCTCATGAAGCCTACAAAAAAATAGATTCTCTCAACTCCAACCGTGAAAAGAACAGATACTGTTTTGTCTTTGATGATTCCGTTCTTGAATATCCTAAGGCTAAGAAAATGGAGCTCTGTACATGGACCTTCGATCATAATGAAGGTTGTTCTGTACGAGGTTATTCTTGTCTACAGATGGGATGGACAGACGGAGAATCCTACATACCACTTGGTTCAAAACTTCTTGCTTCCGATGAAGAGAGTGAGGCTTTTCAGAAAAAACATACTCAAAAAGCCTGCCCTGATGCTATTTGTAAAACAGGTCTGGATAAAAGGACACACGTTCCACAAATCCGAACCGAGGCACTAGAACGTACTAAGCCTGAACTTGTTGTCAGCTGGATAAAGAGAGCTACCAAAAATGGATTTAATGCAAACTATGTCCTGTTTGATTCCTGGTTCAACTACGAGTCTCTGTTAAAAAACATTACACCTCTCGGTTTGAACATTATTGGAATGCTGAAACAGGATCACCGCAAATACTACCTGTTAAATAATCGAGGTAACGCCACTGAATACAGAACATTACAAAGTATTGCCGAGAAAATGAAGGTTAACTCCTCAAAAAGAAAGACCAAGAAAATTAACAATGCAATTCTATTCTCTGTAACAGTTGTTGCTGCGACAGCAAATGAGAAAATCTCTGAAGGTATCAAGCTGAAACTTGTTTTTGTCAGCAACCGTAACAATCCAGATGAGTTCGTGGTTATTTCTTCAACAGACCTAACTTTATCTGACGAGCAGATTGTTAAATACTACTCCAGAAGGTGGAAAATTGAGGTCAATTTTGAAAATCAGAAACAGTACCTAGGATTGGGTTCCGAATCAATATCAGTTAAGTTTGATAACCTTGCTGCTTTTGCCAATCTCTCATGTGTAAGAGCTTCTTTACTCGAATTCAAAAGAAGAATCGAATCAGATGTTAGAGCTATAGGCGCTCTTGGAAAATGCATCAGTGAGCAGATAAGAGAAATGCCTATAGCACAGAGTATTCTGATTCTTTTAGCCTCAATAAAAGCTCTACCAGAGATTCTTGCTAAAAAGAAAATCATAACAGGGGACCAGGTAAAAGCAGTAAGAAGAGAAATCTCCTCACTAATACGAAACTGGTTCAGCGGGTTAACCTGTTACGTTACGGAATTTATAAGCCGATGGAAAAAGGATCTAAAAGATTTTATTCCAGCAAAAACCTTATAAATACACGTAAGACAGATATTTGTATAATTTATTAAAGAGCTAACTCCCGAGTTTATCGGGGTTACTTAACATTTTTCAGTAAAAAATTAACTGCAAAAGTAGAGATGATTTTATTTATGATTAATAAAGTTTTGAGTTTTCAGTATGTTAGACTCTCTGTGCTGAAATAACTCTAGTAAGATCATTAAGTTTTGCCAGAGTCCTGTTAAGCACAGGGATACTTACAACCAGAAGATCTACATCAACAAGACAGACATTCTTTGCTGAGTCGACGTGAGATTTTATTCCCAGAACATTCATCTTTTCGTTGGCAATAACAGTAGTAATATCGCGAAGGAAACCGGAATAATCCTCGCTTACAATTCTTACCGTTACAGTATAGCCGCTGTCAATATTAACGTTGCTGCCCCAGGTTGCATCTACAACTCTCTCAGGAAACAGTTCCTGCATTCTTCTGAATTTTTCACAGTCACATCTGTGAATAGAAATTCCTCTTCCCTGAGTAACAAAGCCGACAATCTCATCTCCAGGAATAGGCTGACAGCATTTGGCCATATGGGTCATAATATCACCCACACCTTCAACTATAATGCCGCTCTTGGTTTTGTTTTTCTTTAGAAGCTCATCATTCTGGCGTTTGTTTATGAGATCTTCGATAAGCTCGTTTGAATCGACAACTTCATCTTTATTCTTTTCAATATTCGCAGAAATGATACCAATGATGATATTAACTCCAATATCACCGGCACCAACATTTGCAAAGATGTCATCTACAGACTTCAGATTAAATCTTGAAAGCTTAAGCTTGAGAATAGAGTTAACCTGCTCCTTGCTGATATCAATTCCCTGCTTAACTAGTTCCTTCTCAATAAGACCAGCACCAAGCTCTTTATTTCTGTCAAAATCAAGTTTTCTGAAATAGGACTGAACCTTGTTTCTGGCTTTTGCTGTTTTCAGGAAGCCATTTTCAGAGTTGATCCAATCTCTTGAAGGATTAGGATTTTTAGAGGTAATAATTTCGACCTGTTCACCTGTTTTAAGCTTATAGGTATATGGAACAATTCTTCCATCCACCTTGGCACCGATACAGCAGTGACCAACCATGGTGTGAACGTGGTAGGCAAAATCCAGCGGAGTTGCTCCTGTTGGGAGGTCAATTACTTCACCATTAGGTGTAAATATGTAGACTCGATCTTCAAAAACCTGATTCTTAAATTCTTCCTCAAGAGCTCCGGATTTAATCAGATCATCTCTCCATGAAAGAAGTTTTCTCAGCCAGTTAATTCGCTCCTCAACGCCCTGACTCTGGCCATTTCCTTCTTTATATTTCCAGTGAGCTGCCACTCCAAGTTCTGCAGAGTTATGCATACTCTTTGTTCTGATCTGGATTTCAACAACCTTGTGACCTTCGCCATAAACAACAGTATGAATGGACTGATATCCGTTTGGTTTAGGATTAGCAATGTAATCATCAAACTCTTTTGCAATGTGCTCAAAATTTGAATGAATTACACCTAAAGCCGCATAACACTCTTCTATTGTAGAGACAAGAACTCTGACAGCTCGGACATCGTACAGTTCAGAGAATTTAAGATGTTTTTTCTGCATCTTTTTCCAGATACTGTAGATATGCTTTGGTCTTCCGTATACAGAGGCTTCTATACCTTCATTCTTCAGCAGAGAGGATAAAGAAGAAACGAAGTTTTCAATGTACTTTTCCCTGTCAACTCTTCTCTCGCCTAAATCAGAAGCAATTTCCTTGTAGGTATCAGGATGCAGGAATTTGAATGCAAGATCCTCAAGTTCCCACTTTAGCTGGCCGATGCCAAGTCGGTTGGCAAGAGGAGCATATACATTTGAGACTTCCTTGGCGATAAGATACCTTGATTCGGGAGACTCCTCCTTTGCGGCGCGAATAACAGCAATTCGTTCTGCAAGCTTGACTACAACTGCTCTAACGTCCTTAACCATTGCAAGCAGCATACGACGGACTCTATCCACCTGTTCTTCAGTTGCATTGGAACTTGTTAAAGTCTGTAGAGAACGAATAGCCTCCATATCCTTTACGGCAAGAAGCAGAGTGGTAATTTTTGGACCAAACTCTTCTCTGATGTCATCAAGCTTTATGAAACCACTTTCATACGCAGGATAAATAATTGAAACCTCAAGGGAAGGAAGATCCATGTTGAGGGTCATCAGAATTCCTACGATTTCTGATGAAATATGATTAAATCTCGCCACCAGATCATCAGGATTAACGAAGTCTTCTTCAACTTCGGTCTTTCTTATACAGCGCAGAACAAACTCATTGGTTTTTGAAATAGCATCCTTGTATTCGGCAGAAAGCTCCAACGCCTCCACCCACTTAGCAAAATCAAAACTTGCATTATGAGTCTGTCTGATTGCAACCATATAAAAACCTTACTACAAAGTAAATTCGAGAACCATCTCAACATGGGTAGTGCGAGGAAACATATCGCATACTCCCCACTGTTTAATTTTATAACCTGACTTTATCAGCTCAATAGTATCACGTGACGCAGCAAGAGGGTTACATGAAATGTAAACTATTTTTTTCACCTTTTTCTTTGCCAGGAAAAGAGTTGCCCTTTTAGCGCCTTCTCTGCCGGGATCAAGAACTACGGCATCATAGTCAGCTTTAGCCCATTTCTGATTTTCAAACAGTTCCTCAAGATCAGCTACTTCAAACTTCACATTTTCTAGATTTTGCTCTTTAGCGTTGGCTCTAGCATCCTCGATCATCTTGGCAACAATATCAACGCCAACAACATTTGCTCCTTCCTTAGCCAGAGGCATGGCAAAATTGCCCAGGCCACAGAATAAATCCATAACAGATGTATTCTTGTCAGGAGCAATCATTCCAATCACTGTCTCAAGCAGCTTGTCGTTAATCTTTTTGTTGACCTGTACAAAAGAAGATGGATTACATTTGATTTTTACACCGTGGGAAATGATGAAAAGATCATCGATACTGCCACAGATAAATCTTTCTCTTAAAGACTCCTTCTTCTTGATTTCTAAAGGATTTCTATATGGTTCAACAATTGAAATCACTGCATTAAGCTCTTTACCTGTACTCTCAAGTACTGATACATCGTGCTCGTCTACAGTTGCAGAAAAACGAACCAGAATTCCTAATGCCCCATCTGAATCAAGCAGTTCCAAATGTCCAAGCTTATTTTTCAGATTCAAGGAATTAATTGCCTTATTCAGAGGTTCTATGGCATTATTCATTCTTTCTGATAAAGTCAGACAATTTTTTATCTTAACCAAATCATGAGATTTCTCTTCGCGGAATCCCAGATAAAGCTTTCCGTGATCACCTCGAATAGCAAATCTGCAGGCACGTCTATAGCGCAGTTCATCGGCTCTGTGGACAAATGAGGCCTCTCCAATATCAAAGCTTAATGCCTTTTTAAACAGCTTTCTGATCCCGGCAATCTTTGCCTCAATAAGCATCTCAACAGGAACATGCTGCATCTGACAGCCACCACACTGTCCAATTAGAGGACAGTCCTTTTCTCTTCTGTTTACGGAAGGTTTAATAATTTTTGTAATCTTTCCCTGATGGATCTTTCCTTTTGAGTTTTCAGAGAGAACATTTGCAGTATCTCCAGGCATTAATCCTGGCACAAAATAGACATTATCTCCGTCTCTGGCAACGCCTCTTCCCTGAAGATCAAGGTCGGAGCACTCAACCTTAACTGCTTTTTTTACAGTTTCTTTTTTTACAGGTTTATAAAATGTAACCATTATTTCACCATCAGAAATTGAGAATACAAAGCTCTGCTTTTTAGTGTTCTTCCATTCAGAAGGGAATCCACAATAACCTTGAACAGTTTTTTTAAAGCAATCCTTGTATTGCGCTCAGAAAAATCTCTATTCTTTATACAAATTAGATCTTTTCCTGAAAATAACAAATTATCTACATCACTACTTTCTATAAAGCCATTTTTCGGTAAATAGATGTAAAACGAATCAGATTTGAAACTCTCTCCATTTATGGTTTCATAATCAGGAGCATAACCAAGACTTTCAATAAGAATCCCTTCAAAATTTCTCAGAATCATGAATTCATCCTCGTCTTTTTCCAGACGCTCAAGAGCATCCAAATAAGCAGCAAAAAGATGTGGTTCAGGATCCTGAGGAATGGTCAGATAATACAAAAGTTCATTTAGATAGATTGCACTGAATATCTTTGGAGGAACTATATTAAAGCTCTGACGCTGAATAATGGCATCTGACAGTTGCCATAAAGAGCTTCTTCCCTGTCTTAAATATAGTTTCAGTGGAATAAAAGGCTGATAAACTCCCATTGAACGGGAAGCACTGGACTTTGAAACTCTTGCCACAGCACTGATTCTGCCATAATTAAGAGTATACAGATCAAGAAGCAGACTCTTCTCTTTAAAAGGTCTGCTGTGAATTATAAATCCGGCTTCAGAATCAGCTACCAAAGGCATAAATTATGCTTCAAAATCGTTGTATCCCAGACTCTTTAAAGCACGAGCATCATCAGACCAGCCAGCTTTTACCTTAACAAACAGTTTCAGGAAAACCTTGCTGTCAAAAAGCTTTTCCATATCCTTTCTTGCCTCGGTTCCAATCTTTTTAATTCTGTCACCGCCAGCACCAACAACCATTTTCTTCTGGCCATTGCGCTCAACAAGAATTGCTGCACTAATGCGTAAAAGCCCATTATCTTCCTTGAATTCTTCAACCTCAACAGTTGAACTGTATGGAAGTTCATCACCCATCTGACGCATCAGTTTTTCACGTACAATTTCCGCTGCAAGGAAACGAGAAGAACGGTCAGTAATTGAATCATCTGGGAATAAATGGTCACCTTCAGGAAGAGAATCCTTGATGATCTGCTTCAGTATATGCAGATTTGTTCCACGCAGAGCTGAAACTGGAATAATATCCTTAAAGGTAATAATCTTTGAAAGCTTGTCTATCAGTGGCAGTAGAGATTCCTTGTCTGCAATGGTATCAACCTTATTGATTGCAAGAACAACTGGAACATCGGCGTTTTTAACGCGGTGCAGCGCCATTTCATCGTCATCGGTCCAATGATTAGGATCAACAACCATAATAATAAGCTCAACATCACCAAGCGCACTTTCTGCAGCTCTGTTCATCAGGTGATTGATTGCCCTTTTCTCTTCTCGATGAAGACCTGGAGTATCAACATAAACAACCTGATAATCACCCTCTGTGTCAATGCCCACAATTCGGTTGCGGGTTGTCTGAGGTTTACGGGAGGTGATAGATATTTTCTGACCGATTAAATGGTTCATCAGGGTTGATTTACCTACATTTGGTCGTCCAATAATTGCAACAAAGCCAAAATGAGCTGTCATTAAAATTCCTTCAAGAAATTATTTCTTGTTTTTTTCAAGTATTTCCAAAACCAGACCTGCAGCCTGCTGTTCTGCTCTTCTGCGGGATGATCCTTTTCCAATCTGAGGAGGAACCCCCTCAACAGTAGCAGATACAACAAAAATCTGATCATTGTCTGTACCTAAAATTTCATCAACCTTGTAAACAGGTAATGACTTATGCTGCGACTGAAGTAATTCCTGTAGAGTTGATTTATGATCTTTCTGGTTTACATCAGGCTTGATTGTTTCAAGACGACTCTTGAACCAGGATAAGACAACCTGTCTTACTCTTGGAAAATTCTCATTGTCGTCAATAAACATTGCGCCAATAATAGATTCAACGGCATCTGCTATCAGTGAATCGCGTCTGAAGCCCCCGGTTTTCAGTTCTCCTGGGCCTAATCTCAAACAGTTTCCTATTCCGAACTCACGTGCAAGTTCAGCCAGAGTTGTTTCTCTAACCAAGG includes:
- the recO gene encoding DNA repair protein RecO, producing the protein MPLVADSEAGFIIHSRPFKEKSLLLDLYTLNYGRISAVARVSKSSASRSMGVYQPFIPLKLYLRQGRSSLWQLSDAIIQRQSFNIVPPKIFSAIYLNELLYYLTIPQDPEPHLFAAYLDALERLEKDEDEFMILRNFEGILIESLGYAPDYETINGESFKSDSFYIYLPKNGFIESSDVDNLLFSGKDLICIKNRDFSERNTRIALKKLFKVIVDSLLNGRTLKSRALYSQFLMVK
- a CDS encoding IS4 family transposase, giving the protein MSILQNFSAKSQPVINPLNKFFKKLQLKRCITRAGFKKKRGPSANDMIIGALSSGFIAENLHAAATSSAGNLLPVCESSMYRFMEGTNGNWEQLSLNVAHEAYKKIDSLNSNREKNRYCFVFDDSVLEYPKAKKMELCTWTFDHNEGCSVRGYSCLQMGWTDGESYIPLGSKLLASDEESEAFQKKHTQKACPDAICKTGLDKRTHVPQIRTEALERTKPELVVSWIKRATKNGFNANYVLFDSWFNYESLLKNITPLGLNIIGMLKQDHRKYYLLNNRGNATEYRTLQSIAEKMKVNSSKRKTKKINNAILFSVTVVAATANEKISEGIKLKLVFVSNRNNPDEFVVISSTDLTLSDEQIVKYYSRRWKIEVNFENQKQYLGLGSESISVKFDNLAAFANLSCVRASLLEFKRRIESDVRAIGALGKCISEQIREMPIAQSILILLASIKALPEILAKKKIITGDQVKAVRREISSLIRNWFSGLTCYVTEFISRWKKDLKDFIPAKTL
- the rnc gene encoding ribonuclease III, which gives rise to MADKLNIIELQNLELKLGYSFQNIKLLDQALTHRSYGAVHNERLEYLGDSILGMVIAKALYDKFPKCPEGDLTRMRSTLVRETTLAELAREFGIGNCLRLGPGELKTGGFRRDSLIADAVESIIGAMFIDDNENFPRVRQVVLSWFKSRLETIKPDVNQKDHKSTLQELLQSQHKSLPVYKVDEILGTDNDQIFVVSATVEGVPPQIGKGSSRRRAEQQAAGLVLEILEKNKK
- the era gene encoding GTPase Era; amino-acid sequence: MTAHFGFVAIIGRPNVGKSTLMNHLIGQKISITSRKPQTTRNRIVGIDTEGDYQVVYVDTPGLHREEKRAINHLMNRAAESALGDVELIIMVVDPNHWTDDDEMALHRVKNADVPVVLAINKVDTIADKESLLPLIDKLSKIITFKDIIPVSALRGTNLHILKQIIKDSLPEGDHLFPDDSITDRSSRFLAAEIVREKLMRQMGDELPYSSTVEVEEFKEDNGLLRISAAILVERNGQKKMVVGAGGDRIKKIGTEARKDMEKLFDSKVFLKLFVKVKAGWSDDARALKSLGYNDFEA
- the rlmD gene encoding 23S rRNA (uracil(1939)-C(5))-methyltransferase RlmD, producing MVTFYKPVKKETVKKAVKVECSDLDLQGRGVARDGDNVYFVPGLMPGDTANVLSENSKGKIHQGKITKIIKPSVNRREKDCPLIGQCGGCQMQHVPVEMLIEAKIAGIRKLFKKALSFDIGEASFVHRADELRYRRACRFAIRGDHGKLYLGFREEKSHDLVKIKNCLTLSERMNNAIEPLNKAINSLNLKNKLGHLELLDSDGALGILVRFSATVDEHDVSVLESTGKELNAVISIVEPYRNPLEIKKKESLRERFICGSIDDLFIISHGVKIKCNPSSFVQVNKKINDKLLETVIGMIAPDKNTSVMDLFCGLGNFAMPLAKEGANVVGVDIVAKMIEDARANAKEQNLENVKFEVADLEELFENQKWAKADYDAVVLDPGREGAKRATLFLAKKKVKKIVYISCNPLAASRDTIELIKSGYKIKQWGVCDMFPRTTHVEMVLEFTL
- the relA gene encoding GTP diphosphokinase; the protein is MVAIRQTHNASFDFAKWVEALELSAEYKDAISKTNEFVLRCIRKTEVEEDFVNPDDLVARFNHISSEIVGILMTLNMDLPSLEVSIIYPAYESGFIKLDDIREEFGPKITTLLLAVKDMEAIRSLQTLTSSNATEEQVDRVRRMLLAMVKDVRAVVVKLAERIAVIRAAKEESPESRYLIAKEVSNVYAPLANRLGIGQLKWELEDLAFKFLHPDTYKEIASDLGERRVDREKYIENFVSSLSSLLKNEGIEASVYGRPKHIYSIWKKMQKKHLKFSELYDVRAVRVLVSTIEECYAALGVIHSNFEHIAKEFDDYIANPKPNGYQSIHTVVYGEGHKVVEIQIRTKSMHNSAELGVAAHWKYKEGNGQSQGVEERINWLRKLLSWRDDLIKSGALEEEFKNQVFEDRVYIFTPNGEVIDLPTGATPLDFAYHVHTMVGHCCIGAKVDGRIVPYTYKLKTGEQVEIITSKNPNPSRDWINSENGFLKTAKARNKVQSYFRKLDFDRNKELGAGLIEKELVKQGIDISKEQVNSILKLKLSRFNLKSVDDIFANVGAGDIGVNIIIGIISANIEKNKDEVVDSNELIEDLINKRQNDELLKKNKTKSGIIVEGVGDIMTHMAKCCQPIPGDEIVGFVTQGRGISIHRCDCEKFRRMQELFPERVVDATWGSNVNIDSGYTVTVRIVSEDYSGFLRDITTVIANEKMNVLGIKSHVDSAKNVCLVDVDLLVVSIPVLNRTLAKLNDLTRVISAQRV